GCCGCGAATCGAATTCAGTTCCCTGCGTGCGCGCGCCCGCCTGTTCGAGGATTTCGCTGATTCCTCCTTTACCCCGCAGGTCGGACAATTGATGGCCGAGATGGCCAAGCCCGAGCACGAGCGGGACCAGGCTCGAAGCACTCGGCTGCATCAGACCGTGGAGCGCGTGCTGGATTACGTCAACCGCGAGTTGCAGGGACAATCGTTTTTAGCCGGCGACTTTTCGGTGGCTGACATCAGCTTCATTCCGCGGCTGCTGGTGCTGCGGGAATTGGGCGTCGAACCGGGTGCTGGGCGGGCTAACGTCGAGGCGTGGCTGAATCGACTAATTGAGCGCCCTTCCGTTCAGGGGCTGGAGGGTGTCACGCTAGAACTAGTGGCGGGACTCTGAGACTGCTCGCGCGCCGCCCGCCCGGTACATCGGCCCGGGTGGGACGGCGCGCAGGTAGATTTTTGAGTTAACTGATGTCGGTGAGCAGATCGCCCTCTTCTCCGGGCGCGCCCGAGCTGCTGCCCGTTAGCTTGAAGGTCAAACGGGCGGTAAAGATTTTGCGCTCCAACCGGCCGGTTGGTTTGAGGATGCCGCCATGACGACGGCAATGCGGACAAGCCAGCGTGCCGCCCAACAAGCCTGCATCCTTGGCCGTGATGCGCAAGTCAAAGATGTGATTGCAGCCGGGGTTTTCGCAACTTACCCGATATACAATGCCGGGGGCGTCGGTACGCTCTCCGGGGGTTTCATGGTGTGCACTTGATCCCTGCATTTGCCTGCCCTCTCTGTCCGAGCGAACCTGCGGTACGAACTTTGGTTCTCTCTGACGGTAGTTGGACGTCGAGACCGTTCGGAATCTTCAACTTAGCAAGGGCCGTGCCCATGCTAGTTCTGACACTATAGTTTGAATTGCGAAGAAACAAGCAAGCTCTGGGCCAAGCCTATTTGCATATCGATGCTCAGCTTACACGAAACCGGCGGGTAACTGTTTGCAAGCGTAAAGAAATTGTCGCTGTGGCTCAGGTAACCTGCTCCAGTTGACGTGTCATAGAGTAAAATTACTCAACCGAGGCATGCAATGCGAACTCTGGCGCTGGTGATGGCAGGTGGCCAAGGCACTCGGCTCCATCCCTTGACACGCGATCGGGCCAAACCAGCGGTGCCTTTTGGCGGCAAATATCGGATTATTGATTTCGTGCTTTCTAACCTGGTTAATTCAGGAATTTTCTCAATCTACGTCTTGGTCCAGTGGAGGTCACAGTCGCTCATCGAGCATCTCAAGGATGGCTGGCAGTTTGGGGGGCTGTTGCCCTCTCATTTTGTCACCCCTGTTCCGGCTCAGATGCGTTCGGGTGAGACGTGGTATCTGGGTACAGCCGACGCAATTTTTCAAAATCTCAACTTACTCGAAGACACCAAGCCGGAATTGGTCGCGGTGTTTGGCGCCGACCACATCTACCGTATGGACATCCAGCATATGATTGACTTTCACCTCCAACGGCAGGCGAAAGTGACAATTGCCACGCTACCAGTACCGGTGGAGCAGTCGGCCCAATTTGGGATAGTTGAGGTCGATCAGCAACTGCGCGTGAGCGGGTTTTTAGAGAAGCCGGTTACTGCTCCTTCGCTGCCCGATGCACCAGGCTACTGCCTAGCCTCGATGGGTAACTATTTGTTCAGTCCTCAGCTTCTGCGTGACGCGCTGCTTGAAGACGCGGCCGAGCCCAACAGCCATCACGATTTCGGACTGGATTTGCTGCCGCGGCTGATTCGTCAGGTGCCGGTTTATGCTTACAATTTCATGACCAATCGCATTCGTGGCGACAGTGAAGAGAATTTAAGCTACTGGCGCGACGTTGGAACTTTGGACGCCTATTACGAGGCCCATATGGACTTGCGCGATGCTCGCCCTCACCTCAACCTCTACAATCCCAATTGGCCGTTGCGAACGGCCTATTATAACCAACCGCCAGCTAAATTCGTCTTTAACGAACATGAACGGCGGGGGCAGGCACTCCATTCGGTAATCTCGGAGGGCTGCATCATCTCGGGCGGGACGGTGCAAAATTCGGTCTTGGGTCGTTCCGTATTCGTCCATTCTTTCAGCGAGGTGCAGGACTCAGTGCTAATGGATTACGTAGAGGTCGGCCGTCACGCTCGAGTCAGGCGGGCGATTGTCGATAAGAATGTCTATATCCCCGAAGGGGAAGAGATAGGTTATGATCTCGAGCGGGATAGCAAGCGCTTTTTCGTTACCTCCTCGGGAATAGTGGTGGTGCCCAAGGCGCCCAAGCGCGAGCGCTTGGGTGATATTTCGCTGCTGTAGGTGGGATGAAGCGGAGGGTGGATCAAGTGCAGAGTACAGACAGCGTCAAGGCCGCCAACCAGTTCGCAGGCAGCAGGATTCGCGGCGCGAGCGGCGTCGGGGATGGACGGATGGCGGCTCGCTCGAAGGCCCGTTCTGCGCCCTCGCGAGCGCAGGTCGAGTTGAGTTTTGCCCAGCGATCTCTGTTCTGTTTGATGGTGGCAGTGTTGCATGTGCTCAGCCTGCTGCCTGACTTCGTTCTGAGCTGGCTTGGGATGGCGGGTGCTCTTTTAACCTACCATCTGGATCGCAGGCATGTGGCGATCGGGCTCAAGAATCTGCAAATCGCCTTCCCTCAGGCCAGCCCTCGTGAGCATCGCCGTATTCTGCGCCAATCCTACTTGAACCTGGGGCGTGGAATCGCCGAATTTGTTCGCTTGGGAGGATTCTTTTACCGCTCACTGACCAAACGAGTGGGCTTCGAGCACATGAGGCACTGGGAGGAGATTTTGCATCGCAGCCAGGGGCGCGGCGTGATTATTCTGAGCGCCCATTTTGGCAGCTTCGAGCTGCTGGCGGCGGTGCACGCGATGCGGGGCTATGCGATCAATCTGGTCCATCACACGCAAAGCTTGGCGGTCGGCGACGCGCTCCTTACCTTCGTGCGTGAGCGTGCCGGAATTCGGATAATCCGCAAACATGCGGCCGCCCGGGCGGCACTGCGCGCGCTTAAGCACGGCGAGATGGTTGGGGTGCCCTTCGATCAGAACGCCAAGCGCAGCGAGGCAGTGTTCGTGCCGTTTTTCAGCGAGTTGGCGGCAACGTCCGCCGGTCTGGCGCGACTGGCAAAGATGGCGAACGCGCCGGTGGTGCCTGCCTTTATCGTGCGAAACCGTGATAACCACAGCCATCGGGTGGTCGTTGGTAAGCCTATCCCCTTGGTTGAAAGCGATGATGTGCAAAGGGATCTGATCGAGAACACTCGTCGTTTTCAAGCTGAGATTGAGCGGATCGTCAGGCAGTATCCTGAGCAATTCCTGTGGGTCCATCGCCGCTACCGCACCCGGCCGCCGGGAGCGCCGCGGATTTATCAAGAAAGCGGGAAACGCGCCCGCGTCGCCCTGCGCGAGTGAGTTCGACCTGGCTTGGCCCAGCGCGATTGCGATAATCCTACCAGCAAAAGCAATATCAGCCCCCAGGCTGCGGCCCCTCCGATGAGCGGAGTTCCGCCCCAACCCTCCAGCCAGCCTGGCAAATGGCCGGGATTGACCAGGCGATGCCAGGACTTGGCCCCCACCACCAGGCTGGCGTGCAAGCCTAGCGATAGATAAACCGTCTCGGTTACCAGATAGGCCTCGCCCAGCAGGAGGCCGAGCAGGAACAACCCCACCAGGAGCGGATAGGCTGAGGCTAGTGCTGCGCCCTGAGCCAAGCTGTGCCCGAGGTTGATGAAGCCAGCTAGCGGCTGAAAAGTTGTCATCTCGAAACGGGCAGGGGCTCGGACCAGATGGCACCAAGCGTATATCGCGGCGCTTATCGCCAAGCCGGCCAGCAAGCCAAAGTCATCGCTCAAGCCGTCAAGCAGAATCGCGCGGAAGAAGGCCTCTTCCAGAATCGCGATTACCAGGGCCGCAGGCAGGTATCTGCTTAGCAACTCCCAAGGATGGATTGAAACCAGAGCCGGCAAGTGACCCATAGCCGCGGCAATTGTCCAGAGTACCGCCACCGCTGCTGTCCCGATCGCAAAGCCCCACAGGGCCAAGCGCCAGTCGCGACCGGGGTTGGCGAAGCCACGTTGCAGTCGTGCGGTCAGCTTCAAGGCGCGGGCTTGCGACCAAAGCGCGATAGCCACGGTTACCATCACAACCCGGTCGAAGATGCGCGGAAAAGGAAAATGACCACCGCAAGCCCTTACCATCATCGCGATCGGGGGTGCTAACAAGGCTGCGATTAGTCCCGCCGCGCACACAGTCAGCAACAAGCGCATGCTGAAGTCGGGCTTGACTGTAGCTGCCGATGGTGTGGAGGATGACATTGAAGCTGCGATGTTAGTCAGTGCCGGCGAAGCGGTCTATCCTCTCATCCCGAGCCTGCGGTCGTGTCAGGCTAGAAATCAGTTGTCTGATTGCTCGAACGAAGCGCGCTGTAATCGTGATCGTGGGGCTGCGCGGCTGCGCACGCACGCCTGTCAGCGATGAGTCATTTGAACCAAGATGCCAGGAGCCCAAGAGTAGCGGCAAAACCTGCCCCAACCATTGGCATCAACCGGATCTGAAGGCGGTCGATTTTTCTTTCCAAATCCGCAAGCTTGTCAAGCGGGCTTGGTCGCGTTCCTCCAGCACGGTCAGCTTGGCGGATGCCAGCCGTTCTTGACACGCTGCGCTTGCCAAGCGCCTGGAGGCCGCCGGAATGGCCATGGCCAAGCGGAAGAGTTCGCCGAAGCGATCTGCGACGCGCTCGACGGCGAGTTGATGTGCAAGTCCGACCTGGAGCCGCTGAGATTTGAGTTGAGTTGAGTTCACTCAGAATCACACAGGACCCTACCAAGCGGATATCGACTCCCTCAAACCGATATTGGCTCGCTCCGAGCGAACTTGGCCTCAAAGACGAGCGTATTGACGTATCAGGCTTTGAGCGGTTTTGGATCGAAAGGTGCGCGGCTGGTTGGGCCGCGCACCCTGAACGCGCGCTTCAGGCCCGGGCGAAGATCTCGTCAAAGAAGGCGCGCATCGCGGCCCACGAACGGCGATCGGAGGCCTCGTTGTAGGCCAGAACATTGGGACGATTAGAGCGGCCGGCATTGCGATTGGTGAACGCATGCTTAGTCCCGCCATAGGTGATGACCTGCCAATCCACGCTGGCCGCAGTCATCTCCTGTTGAAATGCCAGCACTTGCTCCGGCGGTACCAAAGGATCATCGGCGCCAGTACAGGCCAGCACTTTGCCCTTAATGTTGCGGGCATCGCCGGGGGTTTTGGTGCTCAAGATGCCGTGAAAGCTGACTACCCCGACGACCGGGGCGCCGCTGCGCGCCAGCTCCAGCACCGTCAGGCCACCGAAGCAGTAGCCGATCGCCGCCAGGCGCTGCGAGCCGACGTTGGGCAGCGCCGCCAGCGCATCCAGCCCGGCGCGCGCCCGCTTGCGCAGCTTGGCGGTGTCCTCGCGCAGCGGGTTCATCAGGGCCTGAGCCTCATCGCCCCCCTTGGCTATCTTGCCCTCGCCATAGAGATCAGCGGCCAGCGCGACATAGCCTAGGTCGGCCAGCATTCCGGCGCGCATTTTTACGTGGTCGTCGCAGCCGGGCGCCTCGTGACAAATCAGAATCCCTGGGCGGCGCTGAGAGCCGTCGCCATGGGCCAGAAAACCGCGGCAGGTGGTCTCGCCGTCGCGATAGTCAAAGGTTTGGCTTGCCAT
The sequence above is a segment of the Candidatus Binataceae bacterium genome. Coding sequences within it:
- a CDS encoding glutathione S-transferase family protein, coding for MIRLYDFPACPFGQKVRIVLAEKSLSYEMVVVDLGKGEQRRPEFLRLNPYGRVPALVDEETVVYDSTIIGEYLDDEYPDPPVLPRIEFSSLRARARLFEDFADSSFTPQVGQLMAEMAKPEHERDQARSTRLHQTVERVLDYVNRELQGQSFLAGDFSVADISFIPRLLVLRELGVEPGAGRANVEAWLNRLIERPSVQGLEGVTLELVAGL
- the glgC gene encoding glucose-1-phosphate adenylyltransferase, whose product is MRTLALVMAGGQGTRLHPLTRDRAKPAVPFGGKYRIIDFVLSNLVNSGIFSIYVLVQWRSQSLIEHLKDGWQFGGLLPSHFVTPVPAQMRSGETWYLGTADAIFQNLNLLEDTKPELVAVFGADHIYRMDIQHMIDFHLQRQAKVTIATLPVPVEQSAQFGIVEVDQQLRVSGFLEKPVTAPSLPDAPGYCLASMGNYLFSPQLLRDALLEDAAEPNSHHDFGLDLLPRLIRQVPVYAYNFMTNRIRGDSEENLSYWRDVGTLDAYYEAHMDLRDARPHLNLYNPNWPLRTAYYNQPPAKFVFNEHERRGQALHSVISEGCIISGGTVQNSVLGRSVFVHSFSEVQDSVLMDYVEVGRHARVRRAIVDKNVYIPEGEEIGYDLERDSKRFFVTSSGIVVVPKAPKRERLGDISLL
- a CDS encoding lysophospholipid acyltransferase family protein, whose product is MAARSKARSAPSRAQVELSFAQRSLFCLMVAVLHVLSLLPDFVLSWLGMAGALLTYHLDRRHVAIGLKNLQIAFPQASPREHRRILRQSYLNLGRGIAEFVRLGGFFYRSLTKRVGFEHMRHWEEILHRSQGRGVIILSAHFGSFELLAAVHAMRGYAINLVHHTQSLAVGDALLTFVRERAGIRIIRKHAAARAALRALKHGEMVGVPFDQNAKRSEAVFVPFFSELAATSAGLARLAKMANAPVVPAFIVRNRDNHSHRVVVGKPIPLVESDDVQRDLIENTRRFQAEIERIVRQYPEQFLWVHRRYRTRPPGAPRIYQESGKRARVALRE
- a CDS encoding type II CAAX endopeptidase family protein, with protein sequence MSSSTPSAATVKPDFSMRLLLTVCAAGLIAALLAPPIAMMVRACGGHFPFPRIFDRVVMVTVAIALWSQARALKLTARLQRGFANPGRDWRLALWGFAIGTAAVAVLWTIAAAMGHLPALVSIHPWELLSRYLPAALVIAILEEAFFRAILLDGLSDDFGLLAGLAISAAIYAWCHLVRAPARFEMTTFQPLAGFINLGHSLAQGAALASAYPLLVGLFLLGLLLGEAYLVTETVYLSLGLHASLVVGAKSWHRLVNPGHLPGWLEGWGGTPLIGGAAAWGLILLLLVGLSQSRWAKPGRTHSRRATRARFPLS
- a CDS encoding dienelactone hydrolase family protein, with the translated sequence MASQTFDYRDGETTCRGFLAHGDGSQRRPGILICHEAPGCDDHVKMRAGMLADLGYVALAADLYGEGKIAKGGDEAQALMNPLREDTAKLRKRARAGLDALAALPNVGSQRLAAIGYCFGGLTVLELARSGAPVVGVVSFHGILSTKTPGDARNIKGKVLACTGADDPLVPPEQVLAFQQEMTAASVDWQVITYGGTKHAFTNRNAGRSNRPNVLAYNEASDRRSWAAMRAFFDEIFARA